Genomic window (Drosophila sulfurigaster albostrigata strain 15112-1811.04 chromosome 2R, ASM2355843v2, whole genome shotgun sequence):
GATGCCAACGCGCTTTTTCGCGCGGAATCACTTCGCAGACCGTCACATAGAAAAGAGTGCCGCCCGCCAGGGCTTGGATTACCGGCAGTGTCGTTTTGGACCAAGCGGCTGGCACATCGACGATAAGCATACCCAAACCAATGCCGCAGACGGCAcccaaagcaaacacacaaatgccAATAAACTGGGAACGAATGCTGGCGCGCGGATTTGAGCGGAATTCAAGACCCAGACAGAAGCCCATCACAAACTTGTGACACGCAACGGCGCCGAGCAAAAAGAGCACCtgagagagaaatagagaagACAAAGTGAGAATTAGTTTACAACTACTGACTTGCttatctaaataaatatttagtctAGATTGTGGCGGCAAACtaaattcattaaaagaaGACCAAATTATGTCAAGGCGTGTGCGCAAACCTTTGTCGCCGAATTTTGTACACCAATCGCCAATCCCTCGATGGCCGAGTGCAAAGACAACGCCACAAACAAGCCCAATGTGCCGGTCATAGTTTGTGCACATGGCTCTGTGTGGCTGGTGTGACAAATTCGGGCATTTGCATCCTCCACACTGTCATCATTGCAACCGGAAGCACCAATGGCAACATAATCGCGATCATGACCGCTGAAACAAAAGGCAATGCCAAACAATTAAtacaattgatttaaaatatgcatatgttatTGATTTATACTTCTCGTTCTGGTGATGGTTATGAacatgctgatgatgatgctgatgtgAGGAAGACGTCGCAGAGTCGGACGCAAGCAACGGCGCACGTTCGTCAATTGCTCCATAAGCATTATTTTGATGGCCACCTGTTGCTGGActtgtgtgttcgtgtgtatGTTGTATAGCCTCCCCAAAGAAATAATGTATAAACTCATCAATAAAATAGATAATAAAGAATCCTCCGCACATTGAAACCTCTGCGAATTTCGAGTTCATTTGCTCGCGCACCTGCAccaataatttataatggGGGTTATCATCAAACGGGTTATCACATTACAATAATTGTTACCTCTGGCAAAATATGCACAAGCGCTGTGGCCAGCAAAATGCCAGCGCCGAAACATAGCAGCAGCGATGTTGTTAGCGGAAACCTTTGGCGATTACGTTCGGATATAATAGCGGGTAGCATTCCAGACAAGAGACTGCCAAGACCAAGGACAGCCATGGCCAAAACCTTTTCCATATCGCCACGATCGTCAGCCGTTTGCcagccgttgttgttgttggtggtagTACTTGTGGCCATAATTTCTGTGTCCGTTAAACTCATAATGCTGCTGCACtcatataaaaagcaaataaaatgtgcaactaaATTTGGAACAAACTTCGATGGATCGCGAGAGTTCGTTGTCtgcttattattttaaatgaagacTGCGCACAACCCACACTCAACAGCGAAATGAAACGACTAAAGAAGCGAACGGTACAATGAtgaattgttattgttatgcgCGTCTATCGCAAAGATGCCACTCGAACGTGCTTTATCGATAATATATAAATCGGCAGGGGCAGCTCTGTTCACTGTTAAAACCAACTgctcaatttaaatgcatatgcGAATCTGTTACGACAATAACAGCTTATTGAACATCATGTTAATCGTATATTCTTTGCACGTTACATCGAAATTAAAGTTTGGCGCCCTCACAAATTTCGTCGTTTGTTCACCATTGTAATGGCTCGTTATTGTATCGTTTGTGGCGAGGTGCCGACAGCCGATTACACTCATCCCAATAACATGGACGAAGCCTTTAGATGGCAAAGCATGCTCTCTGAATATGTTTCAGCATTAAAGTTGCGCTATCACTACTGCGTCTGCAACAAACACATTGATAGCCACAAAGaaacagccaacaaaaaatcaTGTGTTGGCGAGCGCAACAGGAATAATGATTCAAATAAACAGCGCCCAAATGTCACTTTTAAGGCATCAAATGCTATTCATTATTTTGGTGAGGATCAAATGGAAACACCTTCTGTGGCTCCAAAGGATTTCACTTACAGTCAGCTCTCGAATTGTTCGGGAAGTCAACCTTTTTGCAAGCAATTAAAGCGCAAAGATGCCTGCACTCGATTGCTAACATCGTTGGAAACACAAGCCAAAATAATGGATCAAAAGGCGCAGCCACTAATCGCTGACTATGAACAATGGTCGTTATCGGACGTTGCAAGCGCAAACAATTCACTTGGGATTACAACAAAGAGAAGTGTTTCTGGTTCCGATATAACAGGACAACGATTAGTGTGCCGTTGTCCTAAGCCAAAGAATAATTCCACTGTTATGGACAAAGAATCAATTCGAATTACAGGTTGCACCTGTGGATCTAGTTGTCTTTGTGGTGAGCCCTCAAAAccaaaattaaacttaaaagcAGCTagacagcaacaagaacaaaaacagaaaaggcagcaacaagaacaattacagcagcagcaagtgcgagaacaacagcagcaagtgcGAGAGCAACAGCACCAAGAGTGCCAGTGTAACTTATTAGTCGATTGCCGCGATCAGACAATGCAGTTTCCTCCTAATGAAAACAATCGAATCGATAAAAGTAACGATCCTTTCGAATGCAACAGCACTCAGATGAGTTTCATTAACACCCAGTCAGCTAAGATTAATGTGTTAATTATGAATGGCTCCAACGTGCCCACCTATTATAATTCCTCCGACCATCATCAGGGTGATATTTCTGAAATTTGTGTGTTGGAATCGGATTTAGCTCACGAAAGTGCTAAATTTCTCGATTTTGATACTCCCACGTTTACGATGTGTCGGACAAACGAtccacaaaataataatggcaaAAAAAGGTGATGGAGCCACTGAGGTGCTATTGATGGGCACAACAAAAGATCAAACAGATCCTACCACTAGTGAGGACTGCAACAATTCACCTAGCATGATCCAAGATCCACAGGTCAACGATGAGCAGTGTCAGGAGCTGATAAAGCGGCAGGAGGCACGTCTGCTAGAATTGGAGGAGCtactgctgcagcaacaaaaaactgcATCAATCAATACAAACCAAGATGAATGAACTACAGAGCCCCAAGAAGGAGGAACCAAGACCTAAAGCTGGCGGCACCACAGTCAAAACAATGGCAAGAATGACGCAGACAATCGGTAGATCAATGAAGAAGTGAGTGAGGGCGCAGTCAATAAATTGCATTGAGTTGTGTAACTAGCTCAAGCTGTACACATATTCAATACTTTAACTTGACTTGAAATAAATCATACACACCATTTTTAGATTTGTAATCTAATTTGCTGTTTAAATTtctcatttaaaaattgaattgtcgTCCTTATGTGCCGTCGATGTGTGGTCTGCGGCAAGTATATCGCTTGCAACTCTGCTGATCCCTATCACTATCCCAAAAACAAACGGGAGGCATTAATCTGGCAACGCAGCATGGGCGCAAACGAGATATGCGTCGAAACCATACAGAAACAATGCTGCGTCTGCATTAAGCATATACCGCAGTTCGTGGAGCTGGCTCAGAAGCAGGCGGCTCTCATTACAGCTAAATGTGAGGCGCAGGCGATCGCCGCGAAACAGACGAAGAGTCGCCAGTCACTCaatgtgctgttgctgccgggCGCTACATTAATGCCCAATTGTGCGAATACATCTACCATAGAGGAAAAGACTAATGGTACACAAGAAAATCAAAAGTCCTCTGACTGCTTGCTGGATGAGGATGAGATCGTTGTCAGTGAATTCAACGTTTCTGATCGCGGCACCACTTTTCCCGATTTAGATGAAACCGAAGTAACTGTGCTGCGCACTCCAGTCGACAATGATGAGCAACTTAAACAGTTGCCGGATGAGAACGAACAGTGTGGCGACGCCTGCGGTGCATGTACTGCCAGTGACTGCACAGATGTGCTGCTATTGAGTCGTAGTCATTCTGGTGAAACGCCTTGTCATTGTAACGAGGTAAGTCCAGAGTCTGCTGGTGCTGAAATGTCACTGTGTCCACAAATGCACTTAGATATGGAGCACCAACTGCAGACAATTCCTGCTTGCGAGTGTGAGCGAAAAGTGCGCCACGAACTGGGTGAAATCATCAAGGGGCAACAGAATCGTATCAACGAGCTGGAATATGAACTGTGTCGTCAGAGCGATTGGCAATTCACCATGTACAAGAAATTGAATGAGTTGTATGCTGTGTTTGGACGCTTTGAGGCTCCTGCTGCATGTCCACAAACAACGCAACCAGTGCAGTGGCAAGAATCATCGGCGCTGTCTCAGGCGAGCTCCAGAACAGAAGTGGCATCATCGAGAAACGCGCATTTTCAAACGCAAAAGAAGGATGCAGGTGCCGAAAACTTTGCACCGTCTTCAGGCGATAACATAAAGATTTGAACCGCGCTGGGGAAACATTTCAACTAGAGTCCGAAGAAGGTTTATTCGcttttatatagtttaattCCTTAAGCTTAAGCAGCGGACTGAATGACATCTGTGTAGAGTTTCACTTTGCTGGCAATGCTCATATCGACATATTTGTCGCCAATGGAAACAATCAGGCCACCAATGATGCTAGGATCCACACGCGAAGTGATCTTCAGCGACTGGTTGCCCTTGAGGAAGGACTGCAATTGTCGAAACAGAACAAAGTTGGATATACAGCTTAATTATGTGATGAATTAATGATTACCTTGAGTGCGCCTTCCAGCTGCTTGCTTTGAGCAGCATCCAAGGGCTTGGCTGTGACCACTTCACAGACAACCTCACCACGATGGGCAGCCATGATGGTCTTGTAAGCATTGATAACTGTATCAAGCTTCTTCAAACGTCCGTTGTCGGCCAAAAGACCCAACAAGTTGGCGGTAGCCGGAGCAAAGCGCAGCTTCTCGGATGCCTCCTTCAAAGCAGTGGACATGACTTTCTTGTTGATGATGGGGCTGGTCACATATTCACGCAACTTCTTGTCAGCGCGAATGGTGGCCTGCAGTGCCGTCAAATCCTTCTCCACCTGATCCAGCTGGCTCAGTTTCGATGCAGCCGAGTACAAGGCGGTGGCATAACGTCCCTCCAGGCCAAAGACCTGCACTGGTGGCTTCACCGTCTGCTGGGCAGCAGCGGAGCTCAGTGTGCGGGTCTACGAAATCattaattacatacatatatagatttaGATTATACGAAAATTGGTCTCGACTTTGTTTATTGgttattattgcaaattacaTAACCAACAAAATGCTCATTAGATAATTTTGCATCCATGTCATGGCAGCACCACTTAATCAACAGTTTCCATGgtttattgcaattgcaacagagtcttaaatatatattcttaaattatttgtttataacatACCAAAATTGCTAATTTGTTAACGGAGGCCATTGCTTTGTAACTTGCGCTGGATTTTTCACCTACAATACGCAGCTGTGACAGAGTTGTCGTTTTTTTCAACTAGTCAGAGTTGCCACAGTATCGATATCAAAACCAGGGTTGCAAATGCGACATCGATAACGATGTCTGAAAACCAATTATACTCAATAAccaaaaggaaagaaaaagaattcaAAGTGGTTTTTCAGCATCAcgtctttttttattatgtattttaaaaaactgttttttttttagatggGCTTTTCGGAAATACGTATCGATCTTACTTAAAACGTAACTGTAAAACTGCCTAAAAATGGGTATATTTGCAATTGTGATGCAACATTATAAatgatgttgctgttattttttgAATCGCGTCCCGTCATAACCGACATACATCAAATAATAGTAATATGTAAGTGGTTATCTCCGTTCGGAAATCAGttggaaaaattgaaattatgtgTTATAGATTGAAGGATTTATTTGACATCTGAAAGAATACAAAGAATGTATTAGAATATAACGCTCTTTGGCATTAGATATGTGCTTACCAACCTTCATCCTCAAGGTCTTCGTCACCTTCTTCTTCgccgtcatcgtcatcaaaGGCTTCCTCCTCATTATCATCTatctcatcatcatcctcagGCTCCACTTCAATATCAGGTACTAGATAATACTGCAGTGGATTTGGCCAAAGATCATCCTTTATCAGTTCAGCAATCTCATCGTTGACGGGATCGGCATTGTCAGAGAACCAATCGAAGAAAGTCTTATAATCGGAATTCCTTTTCTTCTTGTTGGTGTAGGGTTTCGTTAGCAACTGTTTAAGTAAATTCTTTCCCTCCTTCCATTCGATTGGCGTACTAGTTGAGGCAGGCCAATCACCATTTTCAGAGGCTACATATTAGAtagcttaaataatttcacacTGCATGGAAAATGTACAAGTATAATTACCCGCTGAATTCAGATGGAACTCTTTGGTGAGAAtcttgttttcaaaatatggaTTCTCATCGAAGTGGAAATTTATACGGTATCCAGACTTGATATCTTCAAATTCTTCCACCTCCAATTTGTTTAACGCATGCAGacactcctcctcctcttcgtcAAGAATGCCAGACACTTGCGGGTGGTTGATGAACTGTAAAGAggtaaatttacatttaatataataatatgcaaGCGAATGAAAAAAACATAGTTTTGAATACCATAAAAATCGATAACGATAGTGAAATAACATCTCACAACATCAAAAACGTGTGCAATGCTAGTCAACGAAATTGGCATATTAAACAGACAAATTACTTCCATTTAGCAAGGTTTATAACAAGTAGAAACctgaataattaaaagttcATAGAGTACGCGAGTTGCGCCTTTAAGCGCAGACGTTTATCGATACATTCATAgttactcacacacagacgcacacgcatacagacaaacaaaaagagcGGTGCGACCGGTGGAAGCGGCATGCATAGAAGACAAGatgaaaaagaacaaaacgaaaatgttCCTCGAATAGAGAAATTTTTCTTGCACATGTAGTAGAGacaaaatcaattaatgaTGAAAGGTATAAATTCTTCTATACGTGCAATGAAACGTTAAGGGAATTCTCCATTTCTAATGTTATCTAAATTTCCCATCCAAAAGTACAGTGCAAAAATCATGGACATAGATAATGATGCCGCCGTCttccactcacacacacgcatgcacaGGCATAATTTTATACTTACAGAAGTCACCCAGAAATTTGGGATTCGCTTAACGAGCTCGCTGCGCTTTTCATAGCACGGCTTGCGtagtttgttatatttttgctcAACTTTTAGGATCTCCTCGCTGGCTTTCTCGTTTAAGGCGTCAATCTCATTTTGACAAGCATCGATTTGTTCCAGCGCGTCCGACTCCTCCTCGTTTGGACCGGCAGATGTATTTCCATCGCCGGCAGCTTCCAACTTCTGTCGCTTTGGCACGCTCGACATGATGCtttctttagttttaattgatataGGGTTTTAAGTATAACTgtattgcaaatttgcaattagtttACTCTAGTACAGTTGTGAGCTAAAGACGATTTTATTACACTTTATGCGCGGCGCCGCTCGTTGCGTTTGCGAATTCTTTGCCGAGTGTGACCGATAGAAGTGAAGATATATCGATGACATAttgatgtattttaaaaatttcctcAAACATCGATTTTTTTCACTAGCATTGTTGGGTTTTCAGCCCAATAATactcaatataataaatattttttaattatttcaaactTTTGCTTACTTAAAAACAAAGTTCTTTGAAGCTACATTAAAAGGGAAGTCAGAAAAGTTGCCAGAAAAATTGCCATCGCAAAATGAGTGATCATCCCAAAATGAGTGATCAAAGAGATCATTttagttaacaaaaaaaaatatactactatttaattacaattcattgaaaatgtattaaaatattacagAAACGATCCAAAAtaatagatttttttaaattgacaaGTTGCATATTATACCAGATTAAATCACGtctaaatagtaaaatatactaaacaaaatttaaattatggctgaaatttgtttatttccccatgttatattattaataatttaaaaccaaaaatttgtaattagaattattctgttttataaatatagattttaaatatgaattcgATTAACATTCAATGAtatattctattaaatttcGATATTAAAGTTAGTTCCATTTTGGAACTCGTTCGTTAATCGATTGAACAAATTCATGAACTGTTCGACAGTTTTGCAGCACTTCACAAATTACAAGAAGGTTTCGGTCCTTTACAACACGCGCGGACAATATTTAATGTCGAGGTGTAAACGAGCTGGCcgattcattttataattttgtatagcAAGCgttttttaaaacattaaaaacatgGCCACGGCTGAAGCTCAAGTCAACGTGaacacaaatttgcaaaagcaGGATCTTAGCAATTTGGTGAGTGAATCAAAAGTGCGAACTCTCCCCTCACAAATCGTTGACAACGTACGCGTCTTTTGTGGTTCGTTCGGTCTTTTTTTgcttacaaaaacaacaggGACAACGCTTCAAATAGCGGCCATTTCTATATGAAAAAAAGCATTTGTTGCAGAGGTAGCAAAAAACagtaatatttatgtattgcaattgcaaacaacataaatattatgttgctgttgttgtttggggATGAGCAAAGCGACGACACCATTGAAGAATGCAGCACGTGGCGTTAGTTGCGTTAATTTGGCTAGCATTCGTAGGGTTTTCCGCCATTTGTATTGTTTGGCAGATGTTTGAAATATGCTGGGAATTTGTAAGAAGTTTGTGAAATATGTTAGATATGTGCAGCGGCTCAACTGTTGCTACAATATCTGATGCAATATTCAGTTGATTCTAACCTCAAAATGTACGGCTTTTTCTACGCATACTCACGTCACATACAAAATGCATACGTACAGCTgcctgtgtgcgtgtgtatgtatgtgagtggACGggtgtgtatatacatatgtatgaatatgtTTGTTGGGGCGGTTAGGGCGTGTTTTGCGAAAGTTCAAGAGAGGACAAACATATTACTAGGATAAggataaaattgaatttttgcaattgctaAATTGTCTTGCATTTCCTG
Coding sequences:
- the LOC133839695 gene encoding ATP synthase subunit O, mitochondrial, whose product is MASVNKLAILTRTLSSAAAQQTVKPPVQVFGLEGRYATALYSAASKLSQLDQVEKDLTALQATIRADKKLREYVTSPIINKKVMSTALKEASEKLRFAPATANLLGLLADNGRLKKLDTVINAYKTIMAAHRGEVVCEVVTAKPLDAAQSKQLEGALKSFLKGNQSLKITSRVDPSIIGGLIVSIGDKYVDMSIASKVKLYTDVIQSAA
- the LOC133839694 gene encoding protein SET isoform X2, producing the protein MSSVPKRQKLEAAGDGNTSAGPNEEESDALEQIDACQNEIDALNEKASEEILKVEQKYNKLRKPCYEKRSELVKRIPNFWVTSFINHPQVSGILDEEEEECLHALNKLEVEEFEDIKSGYRINFHFDENPYFENKILTKEFHLNSAASENGDWPASTSTPIEWKEGKNLLKQLLTKPYTNKKKRNSDYKTFFDWFSDNADPVNDEIAELIKDDLWPNPLQYYLVPDIEVEPEDDDEIDDNEEEAFDDDDGEEEGDEDLEDEG
- the LOC133839692 gene encoding uncharacterized protein LOC133839692 encodes the protein MCRRCVVCGKYIACNSADPYHYPKNKREALIWQRSMGANEICVETIQKQCCVCIKHIPQFVELAQKQAALITAKCEAQAIAAKQTKSRQSLNVLLLPGATLMPNCANTSTIEEKTNGTQENQKSSDCLLDEDEIVVSEFNVSDRGTTFPDLDETEVTVLRTPVDNDEQLKQLPDENEQCGDACGACTASDCTDVLLLSRSHSGETPCHCNEVSPESAGAEMSLCPQMHLDMEHQLQTIPACECERKVRHELGEIIKGQQNRINELEYELCRQSDWQFTMYKKLNELYAVFGRFEAPAACPQTTQPVQWQESSALSQASSRTEVASSRNAHFQTQKKDAGAENFAPSSGDNIKI
- the LOC133839694 gene encoding protein SET isoform X1, whose protein sequence is MSSVPKRQKLEAAGDGNTSAGPNEEESDALEQIDACQNEIDALNEKASEEILKVEQKYNKLRKPCYEKRSELVKRIPNFWVTSFINHPQVSGILDEEEEECLHALNKLEVEEFEDIKSGYRINFHFDENPYFENKILTKEFHLNSAASENGDWPASTSTPIEWKEGKNLLKQLLTKPYTNKKKRNSDYKTFFDWFSDNADPVNDEIAELIKDDLWPNPLQYYLVPDIEVEPEDDDEIDDNEEEAFDDDDGEEEGDEDLEDEDVK
- the LOC133839691 gene encoding zinc transporter ZIP1, with product MSLTDTEIMATSTTTNNNNGWQTADDRGDMEKVLAMAVLGLGSLLSGMLPAIISERNRQRFPLTTSLLLCFGAGILLATALVHILPEVREQMNSKFAEVSMCGGFFIIYFIDEFIHYFFGEAIQHTHEHTSPATGGHQNNAYGAIDERAPLLASDSATSSSHQHHHQHVHNHHQNENGHDRDYVAIGASGCNDDSVEDANARICHTSHTEPCAQTMTGTLGLFVALSLHSAIEGLAIGVQNSATKVLFLLGAVACHKFVMGFCLGLEFRSNPRASIRSQFIGICVFALGAVCGIGLGMLIVDVPAAWSKTTLPVIQALAGGTLFYVTVCEVIPREKARWHRNAERRWAGFAQFAIVFYGFATMCVINYYLADD